In a genomic window of Nostoc sp. UHCC 0870:
- a CDS encoding cupin domain-containing protein — translation MITTSLNDLPEESVSHNPEIKKKVMLRFGDLPHLTNFSQARFAPGQTSPAHAHQDMCEVFFVEAGAGIISINGEEYPLLPGNCIAIELGEVHEIVNNGTTELVLTYFGLRVEAGER, via the coding sequence ATGATCACCACATCTCTGAACGATTTACCAGAAGAATCGGTTTCCCATAATCCTGAAATTAAAAAAAAGGTCATGCTGAGGTTTGGTGATTTACCCCACCTCACCAACTTTTCTCAAGCCCGTTTTGCACCCGGACAAACCTCCCCAGCCCACGCCCACCAAGATATGTGTGAGGTATTCTTTGTAGAAGCCGGTGCAGGGATAATTAGCATTAATGGCGAAGAATATCCCTTGCTACCTGGAAACTGTATAGCCATCGAACTGGGAGAAGTTCACGAAATTGTGAATAATGGTACGACTGAATTAGTGTTGACTTACTTCGGCTTAAGAGTGGAAGCGGGAGAGAGGTGA
- a CDS encoding transposase gives MAKSKTPSFVNTIPLLVDSKQESELLARFQASRQLYNACLNEAMTRMELVKKSDFYQAAKKLSREQKKQRSTMFSEARKLYRYSDYELQAYATNVSNKSKWIADKIDSNTQQTIATRAFRTSEKVLFGLAKKVRFKTPNRFRSVEGKSNKQGLRWKDNQLVWGKIKLNPIIDESNPVIQHGLYSPVKYVRLLWKEINGKRRWFVQLIHEGVPYQKPQNYIIDGVVGLDVNISNIAFVADNHAGLLPFADKVPSFQKEITRLQRKMQRFQRSFNSDNYEPDFIAKKGRKIVVTKGKVKKGSRKWNKSNIYKKIAQKKRELERLKGAYAKSQNRKLVNEILRYGNIIKTEKVSIKGWQKRYGKAILSKSPGFVQSELKRKAENAGGQFITFSTQKTALSQTHLDGSRVKKSLSQRVHRDVTGIVMHRDIFSAFLSRYVNEDDTLSLRDAVNQYPGLELILRSAWQQYQTNCEQVSASESRLSHLSSEQFDLKGKSVNQIVKSAKS, from the coding sequence GTGGCTAAGAGTAAAACTCCATCTTTTGTAAATACAATTCCTTTATTGGTTGATAGCAAGCAAGAATCAGAGTTACTAGCTCGTTTTCAAGCAAGTAGACAGCTATATAATGCTTGCCTAAATGAAGCAATGACTAGGATGGAGTTAGTAAAAAAATCTGATTTTTACCAAGCAGCTAAAAAGCTGTCTAGAGAACAAAAGAAACAACGTTCTACCATGTTCTCTGAAGCTAGAAAGTTGTATAGATATTCAGATTATGAATTGCAAGCTTATGCCACTAATGTGAGCAATAAATCAAAGTGGATTGCTGACAAAATAGACTCGAATACTCAACAGACAATAGCTACTCGCGCTTTTAGAACAAGCGAAAAAGTTTTGTTTGGACTAGCTAAAAAAGTCAGGTTTAAAACCCCTAACCGATTCAGGTCTGTTGAAGGCAAGTCCAATAAACAAGGCTTACGCTGGAAAGATAATCAATTAGTCTGGGGAAAAATTAAACTCAATCCTATTATCGATGAATCTAATCCAGTAATACAACATGGGTTATATTCACCTGTTAAGTATGTTCGCCTTTTGTGGAAAGAGATTAATGGTAAACGTCGCTGGTTTGTACAGTTAATTCATGAAGGAGTTCCATACCAAAAGCCACAAAACTATATTATTGATGGCGTTGTTGGACTGGATGTTAATATCTCCAATATTGCTTTTGTAGCGGATAATCACGCTGGATTACTACCCTTTGCTGATAAAGTTCCTAGTTTCCAGAAGGAGATAACGCGACTACAAAGAAAAATGCAACGTTTCCAACGTAGCTTTAATTCTGATAATTATGAGCCAGATTTTATAGCTAAGAAGGGACGTAAAATAGTTGTTACAAAAGGTAAAGTAAAAAAAGGTAGTCGCAAGTGGAACAAGTCTAATATCTACAAAAAGATTGCTCAAAAAAAACGTGAATTAGAAAGACTAAAGGGTGCTTATGCCAAGTCTCAAAACCGTAAATTAGTCAATGAGATTTTAAGGTATGGCAATATCATAAAAACCGAGAAAGTATCGATAAAAGGTTGGCAGAAGCGATATGGTAAGGCGATTTTAAGCAAGTCACCTGGATTTGTACAATCTGAATTGAAACGCAAAGCTGAAAATGCTGGTGGTCAATTCATAACTTTTTCTACCCAGAAAACTGCACTCTCTCAAACTCATTTAGATGGTAGCCGTGTCAAAAAATCGCTATCCCAAAGAGTTCATAGAGATGTGACAGGAATTGTTATGCACCGTGATATTTTCAGTGCATTTCTGAGTAGATATGTTAATGAGGATGATACGTTGTCATTGCGGGATGCTGTGAATCAGTATCCGGGGTTGGAGTTAATCTTAAGATCGGCATGGCAGCAATATCAAACAAACTGCGAACAAGTAAGCGCGTCTGAAAGTAGGCTATCTCATTTATCCTCAGAGCAGTTCGATCTAAAGGGCAAAAGCGTTAACCAGATAGTGAAAAGCGCGAAAAGTTAG
- a CDS encoding universal stress protein, which produces MLARLQSAMGRDDLIEQILLLPEAKQAVYEQCQLAKSVNLIVAYDGSPNSHTALDIAFWIAYQTRLATNQEVIVQAVYVLEESHDSQNNNRLQLVDKLPKLECPIGELSKSSTSVLTQPKLQGIASHLQQKTLNSLHEADRILWQARSLAEEWQGSFKSHLRFGGVSTELRTVVENESADILFLGCKSVYHPLIKQLHSNFPCAVVGIPNCIDE; this is translated from the coding sequence ATGTTAGCACGCTTACAAAGCGCGATGGGTCGAGATGACTTAATCGAACAAATTCTATTATTGCCAGAAGCAAAACAAGCTGTTTATGAGCAATGTCAACTAGCTAAATCAGTTAATTTAATTGTTGCTTATGATGGTTCTCCTAATAGTCATACTGCACTAGATATAGCTTTTTGGATTGCATATCAAACACGGTTAGCAACTAATCAAGAAGTCATAGTGCAAGCTGTTTATGTATTAGAAGAAAGTCATGATAGTCAAAATAATAATAGATTGCAACTGGTCGATAAATTACCAAAATTAGAATGTCCTATTGGTGAATTATCCAAATCTAGCACATCTGTATTAACTCAACCGAAACTTCAGGGAATTGCATCACATCTACAACAAAAGACGCTAAATTCCCTCCATGAAGCCGATAGAATTCTTTGGCAAGCTAGAAGTTTAGCTGAAGAATGGCAAGGTTCTTTTAAATCACATTTGCGCTTTGGTGGAGTTAGCACAGAACTAAGAACAGTGGTGGAAAATGAATCTGCTGATATCTTATTTTTGGGATGTAAATCTGTTTACCATCCCCTTATTAAACAGCTACATTCTAATTTTCCCTGTGCTGTTGTAGGTATTCCTAATTGCATAGATGAATAA
- a CDS encoding carbohydrate kinase family protein: MSNPRVLCLGEILFDCLADQLGLKLEEVQSWTPYPGGAPANVACALVKLGTPTAFIGCVGEDEPGNELVKLLQEVGVDTRGVQRHSTAPTRQVYVVRDMTGDRNFAGFGKYDTSEFADTRLQAKQLPESLFQDAEFLVLGTLELAYPDSEKAINRALELAEQYDLKIVLDVNWRPVFWQDENIARQKIQAIFKRVDFLKLSKEEAEWLFDTADPGAITYRLGSIEGVLVTDGEHGCAYCLGENEGKLPAFDVAVTDTTGAGDSFLAGFIHQLSQNGLHSLSNADTAKSMIAYASAVGALTTIKPGAIASQPTPAEVESFLADHQG; the protein is encoded by the coding sequence ATGAGTAATCCCCGTGTTTTGTGCCTCGGTGAAATTCTATTCGATTGTTTAGCTGATCAGTTAGGGCTAAAGCTAGAAGAAGTGCAATCCTGGACTCCCTACCCTGGTGGTGCGCCAGCTAATGTAGCCTGTGCTTTAGTCAAGTTGGGAACTCCCACCGCATTTATTGGATGTGTTGGAGAAGATGAGCCAGGTAATGAACTAGTCAAGCTATTACAAGAAGTAGGTGTAGATACAAGGGGTGTACAGCGTCATTCTACTGCGCCAACGCGCCAAGTTTATGTGGTGCGGGATATGACAGGCGATCGCAATTTTGCAGGCTTTGGTAAATATGACACCTCAGAATTTGCCGATACTCGCTTACAAGCCAAACAATTGCCAGAGTCGCTGTTTCAAGATGCAGAGTTTCTAGTTTTAGGTACTTTAGAACTAGCTTACCCTGACAGCGAAAAGGCAATTAATCGCGCTCTAGAACTGGCAGAACAGTATGATTTAAAAATTGTGCTAGATGTCAACTGGCGGCCAGTCTTTTGGCAAGATGAAAATATTGCACGGCAAAAAATTCAAGCTATATTCAAACGTGTCGATTTTCTCAAACTCTCCAAAGAAGAGGCGGAATGGTTATTTGACACCGCAGATCCAGGTGCTATCACTTACCGCCTAGGTTCGATTGAAGGGGTACTGGTGACAGATGGTGAACATGGTTGTGCCTATTGCTTGGGTGAAAATGAAGGTAAGCTACCTGCTTTTGATGTTGCTGTCACTGATACCACTGGTGCAGGAGATAGCTTTTTAGCAGGATTCATCCACCAACTAAGTCAAAATGGCCTCCATAGCCTCAGTAATGCAGACACCGCTAAAAGCATGATTGCTTATGCTAGTGCTGTAGGTGCGTTGACTACCATTAAACCAGGTGCGATCGCTTCTCAACCCACCCCAGCTGAAGTCGAATCTTTTCTAGCTGACCATCAGGGATAG
- a CDS encoding DUF6464 family protein produces the protein MFKTLLLITIGLFPSLFSLWVIRKTQWRIRLRLQQAAINASRARIQQNLRPVTGDRYYLEGVGFLIGDISCKFNARSGYLRCAINPNGPCESCRYYEPKD, from the coding sequence GTGTTCAAAACACTTTTGCTAATTACCATTGGTTTGTTTCCCTCCCTGTTTTCCCTATGGGTGATCCGTAAAACTCAGTGGCGGATACGTTTACGGTTGCAACAAGCGGCCATTAATGCTTCTAGAGCCAGGATACAGCAAAATCTCAGACCAGTGACAGGCGATCGCTATTACCTAGAGGGAGTAGGCTTTTTAATTGGTGACATCAGCTGCAAATTTAATGCTCGTTCCGGCTATCTCCGTTGTGCTATTAACCCCAACGGCCCCTGTGAAAGCTGCCGATATTATGAACCTAAAGACTAG